Sequence from the Natronomonas marina genome:
GAAACCGACCGCGAAGAGCGCCGAGTGCGCAAAGAGGAGTTTCCCCGTCCGTTCGAGGGCGGGGTTCAGCGCCTCGCCGTCGGTCCGCGTCCAGACGGTGCGGCCGATGGCGGCCGCCAGCGGCGCCGTCACCACCGGAAACAGGACGGCCGCCGAGTAGCCGTCGGCCCAGAAGACGACGGGGACGACGTAGGCCATCCCGACCAGCGCCGTCCACTCCATCCGGCTGAGGCGGTAGCCGAGCAGGACGACGAGCGTCCGTTTCCCGGCGGCGGCGTCGGTCTCGCGGTCGCGGATGTTGTTCACCACGAGGATGGCCGTCGAGAGACCGGCCGCGGGAAGACCGGCGACGACCGCTGCGAGTGGGAGCGTCCCGTCCGGCAGCCCCAGTGGCAGCGTCGCCCCGGCGGTGGCAGCCGCCTGGACGTAGTAGGTGCCCGCGACGGCGACGAGACCGAAGAAGACGAACACGAAGAGGTCGCCGAGGCCGCGGTAGCCGTAGGGGAGCGGCCCGCCGGTGTAGGTGATGCCCGCGACCACCGAAGCGAGACCGACCACCAGGATGGGGACGCCACCGACGTAGACGAGATAGGTGCCGACGAGGACCGCGAGACCGAAGGTCGCGTACATCGCCCGCTTGACCGCGGCGGGTTCGATGATACCGCCGGCAGTCACGCGGGTGAACCCCTCGCGGTCGTCGGTGTCGGCGCCCCGGACGGCGTCGTAGTAGTCGTTGGCGAAGTTGGTCCCGATCTGGA
This genomic interval carries:
- a CDS encoding 1,4-dihydroxy-2-naphthoate polyprenyltransferase — protein: MTEAVSSTRAWLMAARPQTLPAGSAPVVVGTGLAVQDGVFAPLPAAFALVGALLLQIGTNFANDYYDAVRGADTDDREGFTRVTAGGIIEPAAVKRAMYATFGLAVLVGTYLVYVGGVPILVVGLASVVAGITYTGGPLPYGYRGLGDLFVFVFFGLVAVAGTYYVQAAATAGATLPLGLPDGTLPLAAVVAGLPAAGLSTAILVVNNIRDRETDAAAGKRTLVVLLGYRLSRMEWTALVGMAYVVPVVFWADGYSAAVLFPVVTAPLAAAIGRTVWTRTDGEALNPALERTGKLLFAHSALFAVGFALPL